AGTCTCTCATCGTTCGGTGCTGTGACCAGACCTTCGCCGTCCCCATCTCCTCGGTGCTCGAGACACTTCGGACCACGGAGTCGGAAATCCAGCTCGTGGACCAGCGCGAGGTCATCAGCCTTCGGGGCGTGACCCTGCCCCTGTTGCGGCTCGAGGAGCGGTTCCGTCTGCCCCGGACGCGGCCGAGGGAGAACGAGCGCATTTTCATCGTGGTGGCCCGGCGGGGCGACAAGGCGGCCGGCATCGTCGTGGACGACATGCTGGGCGAGCAGGAGACGGTGGTTCACCCCATCGGGAAGACCTTCGGAAGGCTCCCTGGGCTGGCCGGCGCGACGGAGGTCGGGGAGAACCAGGTCATCCTCGTCATCGACACGGCCTCCCTCTTCAGCACCATCGAAGCGGCGAGAGGGTTCGCCTAGGGCCCGCGGGCGCGCGCCGCCCGCCCCCCGGAGGACGCGGCGTGTACAAGTCCTTTTACGGTCTGAGGGAGAGGCCCTTCGGGAAGACCCCGGACCCCCGCTTTCTCTTCATGGCTTCCCAGCACGAGGAGGCCCTGGCCCGGCTGGAGTACGCCGTGGAGGAGCGGGAGATCGCCGTTCTGACGGGGGAGATCGGATCGGGCAAGACCACCCTTTCTCGGGCCCTCATGGATCGGAACGAACGGGATCGGTTCGTCCTCGTCGTCAACCCGCGCCTCTCGCCCCTCCAGCTCCTGAGGGAACTGGCCCTCCGTCTGGATGTCACGCCCTGCCACCACCGGGCGGACCTCCTGGACGCCCTGAGCGACCGGCTCCTCGAACTTCACGAGGCGGGGACGGGGGTGGTCCTGGTGGTGGACGAGGCCCAGCTCATCCCCGGGAAGGCCACCTTCGACGAAATCCGGCTCCTGTCCAACTTCCAGCTGGACACGGAGAACCTCATGGCCATCCTGCTCATCGGCCAGCCCGAGCTGAGGCGGAGGCTGAGGCACCCCACCTATCGGGCCCTTCGGCAGAGGGTGGGCATGTGGTACCACCTGGATTCGCTTTCGGAAGAGGAGACGGCCCGGTACATCCTCCACCGCCTCTCGGTGGCCGGAGGCGGGGATGGTCCGATCTTTACGGAGGAGGCCCTGGCGGCCGTTCACCGCTATTCGCAGGGCGTCCCCCGGCTCGTGAACAACCTCTGCACCAACGCTTTGCTTCTGGGCTTCGGCCGGGAGGAGCGGCCCATCGGGGAAGCCGCCGTGGCGGAAGCCGCCCAGGAA
This portion of the Acidobacteriota bacterium genome encodes:
- a CDS encoding AAA family ATPase, with translation MYKSFYGLRERPFGKTPDPRFLFMASQHEEALARLEYAVEEREIAVLTGEIGSGKTTLSRALMDRNERDRFVLVVNPRLSPLQLLRELALRLDVTPCHHRADLLDALSDRLLELHEAGTGVVLVVDEAQLIPGKATFDEIRLLSNFQLDTENLMAILLIGQPELRRRLRHPTYRALRQRVGMWYHLDSLSEEETARYILHRLSVAGGGDGPIFTEEALAAVHRYSQGVPRLVNNLCTNALLLGFGREERPIGEAAVAEAAQEMVP